The Astyanax mexicanus isolate ESR-SI-001 chromosome 20, AstMex3_surface, whole genome shotgun sequence genome contains a region encoding:
- the gigyf1b gene encoding GRB10-interacting GYF protein 1 isoform X1, with amino-acid sequence MTAETLNFGPEWLRALSRGGSITSSPPSPAMPKSKLAEYRYGREEMLALYIKDNKVPEDMQDKEFAAILQEEPQQPLALVPLTEEEQRNFSMSVNSVVVLRLMGKGGGAPPAGVSRGRGSTRGGRGRGRGEGGFYQRGVEEELGFGRGREVHRSQSWDDRGERRFEKPIRREAGRGGFEDAGTSRKDYTRSDSDNWRTLREEQEEDGGELGGSWRIAGSRRDDGGPRSAGWRDHVIGEGRRRKFDFDFRDGDVSRRRSGSEGGEDDRDGLPEWCTDEEEGEMGTFDSTGAFMCVKKTSRDVIPEDQELEFEALEEEEEAGQERKDSTSEKAEDAENCGVLEGDVKASSPAASVPAPTHLFEQETPLPSVTLPLKPSLQPSEVPAPVGGSTQPSKNSSVSVASSPPTAVSEHPTPGGDAEEEDGMKHLQQEAEKMVASLQDTSLEEECFTQALQESHSAAAHNHTHSAAHTHPHPTTHPFSHSSSALALTHESAMKWFYKDPQGEIQGPFSPVEMCEWFQAGYFTMTLLVKRGCDEGFQPLGDVIKMWGRVPFSPGPSPPPLLGNMDQEFLKKQLEQAATAALYQQLHSRFQHHNRESGMMPPMNRSVSVPEAGPMWDMHTSSTQPPGSDSGLWDLTMSNSPQGPTIEQLQKLQQERREAELRAKREEEERKRREEKRRQQEEQKRREEEELYRRKQQCRQQQELIMKLLQQSQQQSAQGGSSWSSSQSGPLSLGKAQGKNLGLLELEAERLHKQQQQRAQQQQRLAMSQWGDSSVGMWTGSGLEGKVGSSSVGGMSMWDEAVKNQSNHRNMGLKTSLSSPSLSDQYMLNRRKRTEDEDRLLKLLQGMKPQDGFTTWCEQMLHALNASANNSSSPDVATIVTFLKEVESPYEVHDFIRSYLGDTVEAKEFAKQFLERRAKQKANHQRQQQQLSKEVAGLNMNFPLQSMFQAAHVNKSSSMYDSQGGKMKKKPSMMLHSDPSILGYSFLGSGERMMLGELETVEDY; translated from the exons gtcCCAGAGGATATGCAGGATAAGGAGTTTGCTGCTATCCTGCAGGAAGAGCCTCAGCAGCCCCTGGCCTTAGTGCCACTGACTGAAGAGGAGCAG AGGAACTTCTCAATGTCTGTTAACAGTGTGGTTGTGCTGAGGCTAATGGGTAAAGGAGGCGGGGCTCCTCCGGCAGGTGTGTCCCGAGGTCGAGGGAGCACCCGAGGAGGACGAG GGAGAGGAAGAGGTGAAGGAGGATTCTACCAAAGAGGTGTAGAAGAGGAGCTTGGTTTTGGCCGTGGCCGAGAGGTGCACCGTAGTCAAAGCTGGGACGAcag AGGTGAGCGGCGATTTGAAAAGCCCATACGACGCGAGGCAGGACGGGGAGGGTTTGAGGACGCAGGGACCAGCAGGAAGGATTACACTCGTTCTGACAGCGATAACTGGCGAACACTCCGTGAAGAGCAAGAAGAGGACGGGGGAGAGCTGGGCGGAAGCTGGAGGATAGCAGGCTCCCGTCGCGATG ATGGGGGCCCTCGCTCTGCTGGGTGGAGAGACCACGTAATTGGAGAAGGCCGGAGAAGAAAGTTTGACTTTGACTTCCGGGATGGAGATGTCAGCCGGCGGAGGAGTGGAAGCGAGGGAGGAGAAGACGACAGAGACGGGCTGCCAGAGTGGTGTACTGATGAAGAAGAGGGAGAGATGGGCACCTTTGACTCCACAGGGGCTTTTATGTGTGTTAAG AAGACATCAAGAGATGTGATCCCAGAGGACCAAGAGCTGGAGTTTGAGGCTctagaggaggaagaagaggctGGACAAGAGAGAAAGGACAGCACTTCTGAAAAAG CAGAGGATGCTGAAAATTGTGGAGTGTTGGAGGGAGATGTTAAGGCTTCTTCTCCTGCTGCCTCTGTTCCTGCTCCCACTCACCTCTTCGAGCAGGAGACCCCCTTGCCTTCTGTTACACTCCCCTTAAAGCCCAGCCTTCAGCCTAGTGAAG tTCCAGCTCCAGTAGGGGGCAGCACCCAACCCAGTAAGAATTCCTCAGTTTCTGTGGCTTCCTCTCCCCCCACTGCTGTTTCGGAGCATCCAACACCAGGAGGAGATGCAGAGGAGGAGGATGGCATGAAGCACCTTCAGCAG gAAGCAGAGAAGATGGTCGCTTCTCTTCAGGATACTTCTCTGGAAGAGGAGTGTTTCACACAAGCACTTCAAGAAAGCCACAGTGCTGCCGCTCACAACCACACGCATTCTGCTGCGCACACACACCCGCACCCCACCACACATCCTTTCTCTCACTCCTCCAGCGCCTTGGCGCTGACTCATGAGTCAGCAATGAAGTGGTTCTACAAAGACCCTCAAGGAGAGATCCAAG GTCCATTTAGTCCAGTGGAGATGTGTGAGTGGTTCCAGGCAGGCTATTTCACTATGACCCTACTGGTGAAAAGGGGCTGTGATGAGGGATTTCAGCCTCTGGGAGACGTTATTAAGATGTGGGGACGTGTGCCTTTCTCTCCAGGACCTTCGCCCCCTCCCCTGCTG GGCAACATGGACCAGGAGTTCCTGAAGAAGCAGTTAGAGCAGGCAGCCACAGCTGCTCTATACCAGCAGCTTCATTCAAGATTCCAACACCATAACCG GGAGTCTGGGATGATGCCTCCGATGAACCGGTCCGTGTCAGTGCCAGAAGCAGGGCCCATGTGGGACATGCATACCTCATCCACACAGCCACCAG GCAGCGATTCTGGTCTGTGGGACTTAACCATGAGTAACTCACCTCAGGGTCCAACTATTGAGCAGCTGCAGAaa CTCCAGCAGGAGAGGCGTGAAGCTGAACTCAGGGcgaagagagaagaagaggagaggaaGCGTCGAGAGGAAAAGAGGAGGCAGCAGGAAGAGCAGaagaggagggaggaggaggagctatACAGGAGAAAACAG CAGTGTCGTCAGCAGCAGGAGCTCATTAtgaagctgctccagcagagccAGCAGCAGTCTGCACAGGGAGGCTCCAGCTGGAGTTCATCCCAGTCCGGACCTCTTTCTCTCGGCAAAGCCCAGGGGAAGAACTTAGGTCTGCTGGAGCTTGAGGCTGAGAGACTgcacaaacagcagcagcagagagccCAACAACAGCAGAGG CTGGCAATGAGTCAGTGGGGTGATAGCTCTGTGGGCATGTGGACGGGATCAGGTTTGGAGGGAAAGGTCGGCAGTTCCAGTGTGGGTGGTATGAGCATGTGGGACGAGGCTGTGAAGAACCAGAGCAATCACCGAAACATGGGCTTGAAGACCAGCCTCAGCAGCCCCTCCCTCAg TGATCAGTACATGCTAAATCGCCGGAAGCGTACTGAGGATGAGGATCGGCTGCTGAAGCTGTTGCAGGGAATGAAGCCTCAGGATGGCTTTACCACATGGTGTGAACAAATGCTACACGCTCTCAACGCCTCCGCCAACAACTCCTCCTCTCCGGATG TGGCCACTATTGTGACATTCCTGAAGGAGGTGGAGTCGCCTTATGAGGTTCATGACTTCATCCGCTCATATCTGGGTGACACCGTTGAAGCCAAAGAGTTCGCCAAGCAGTTCTTGGAGCGCCGTGCCAAGCAGAAAGCTAACCAccagagacagcagcagcag TTGTCTAAGGAGGTTGCTGGGCTGAATATGAACTTCCCATTACAG TCCATGTTCCAGGCAGCACATGTGAATAAAAGTAGCAGCATGTATGACAGTCAGGGGgggaagatgaagaagaagccCAGCATGATGCTTCACTCTGATCCCAGCATTCTCG GCTATTCGTTCCTGGGCTCCGGAGAACGAATGATGCTGGGTGAGCTGGAGACAGTGGAGGATTACTGA
- the gigyf1b gene encoding GRB10-interacting GYF protein 1 isoform X3 yields MTAETLNFGPEWLRALSRGGSITSSPPSPAMPKSKLAEYRYGREEMLALYIKDNKVPEDMQDKEFAAILQEEPQQPLALVPLTEEEQRNFSMSVNSVVVLRLMGKGGGAPPAGVSRGRGSTRGGRGRGRGEGGFYQRGVEEELGFGRGREVHRSQSWDDRGERRFEKPIRREAGRGGFEDAGTSRKDYTRSDSDNWRTLREEQEEDGGELGGSWRIAGSRRDDGGPRSAGWRDHVIGEGRRRKFDFDFRDGDVSRRRSGSEGGEDDRDGLPEWCTDEEEGEMGTFDSTGAFMCVKKTSRDVIPEDQELEFEALEEEEEAGQERKDSTSEKAEDAENCGVLEGDVKASSPAASVPAPTHLFEQETPLPSVTLPLKPSLQPSEVPAPVGGSTQPSKNSSVSVASSPPTAVSEHPTPGGDAEEEDGMKHLQQEAEKMVASLQDTSLEEECFTQALQESHSAAAHNHTHSAAHTHPHPTTHPFSHSSSALALTHESAMKWFYKDPQGEIQGPFSPVEMCEWFQAGYFTMTLLVKRGCDEGFQPLGDVIKMWGRVPFSPGPSPPPLLGNMDQEFLKKQLEQAATAALYQQLHSRFQHHNRESGMMPPMNRSVSVPEAGPMWDMHTSSTQPPGSDSGLWDLTMSNSPQGPTIEQLQKLQQERREAELRAKREEEERKRREEKRRQQEEQKRREEEELYRRKQCRQQQELIMKLLQQSQQQSAQGGSSWSSSQSGPLSLGKAQGKNLGLLELEAERLHKQQQQRAQQQQRLAMSQWGDSSVGMWTGSGLEGKVGSSSVGGMSMWDEAVKNQSNHRNMGLKTSLSSPSLSDQYMLNRRKRTEDEDRLLKLLQGMKPQDGFTTWCEQMLHALNASANNSSSPDVATIVTFLKEVESPYEVHDFIRSYLGDTVEAKEFAKQFLERRAKQKANHQRQQQQLSKEVAGLNMNFPLQSMFQAAHVNKSSSMYDSQGGKMKKKPSMMLHSDPSILGYSFLGSGERMMLGELETVEDY; encoded by the exons gtcCCAGAGGATATGCAGGATAAGGAGTTTGCTGCTATCCTGCAGGAAGAGCCTCAGCAGCCCCTGGCCTTAGTGCCACTGACTGAAGAGGAGCAG AGGAACTTCTCAATGTCTGTTAACAGTGTGGTTGTGCTGAGGCTAATGGGTAAAGGAGGCGGGGCTCCTCCGGCAGGTGTGTCCCGAGGTCGAGGGAGCACCCGAGGAGGACGAG GGAGAGGAAGAGGTGAAGGAGGATTCTACCAAAGAGGTGTAGAAGAGGAGCTTGGTTTTGGCCGTGGCCGAGAGGTGCACCGTAGTCAAAGCTGGGACGAcag AGGTGAGCGGCGATTTGAAAAGCCCATACGACGCGAGGCAGGACGGGGAGGGTTTGAGGACGCAGGGACCAGCAGGAAGGATTACACTCGTTCTGACAGCGATAACTGGCGAACACTCCGTGAAGAGCAAGAAGAGGACGGGGGAGAGCTGGGCGGAAGCTGGAGGATAGCAGGCTCCCGTCGCGATG ATGGGGGCCCTCGCTCTGCTGGGTGGAGAGACCACGTAATTGGAGAAGGCCGGAGAAGAAAGTTTGACTTTGACTTCCGGGATGGAGATGTCAGCCGGCGGAGGAGTGGAAGCGAGGGAGGAGAAGACGACAGAGACGGGCTGCCAGAGTGGTGTACTGATGAAGAAGAGGGAGAGATGGGCACCTTTGACTCCACAGGGGCTTTTATGTGTGTTAAG AAGACATCAAGAGATGTGATCCCAGAGGACCAAGAGCTGGAGTTTGAGGCTctagaggaggaagaagaggctGGACAAGAGAGAAAGGACAGCACTTCTGAAAAAG CAGAGGATGCTGAAAATTGTGGAGTGTTGGAGGGAGATGTTAAGGCTTCTTCTCCTGCTGCCTCTGTTCCTGCTCCCACTCACCTCTTCGAGCAGGAGACCCCCTTGCCTTCTGTTACACTCCCCTTAAAGCCCAGCCTTCAGCCTAGTGAAG tTCCAGCTCCAGTAGGGGGCAGCACCCAACCCAGTAAGAATTCCTCAGTTTCTGTGGCTTCCTCTCCCCCCACTGCTGTTTCGGAGCATCCAACACCAGGAGGAGATGCAGAGGAGGAGGATGGCATGAAGCACCTTCAGCAG gAAGCAGAGAAGATGGTCGCTTCTCTTCAGGATACTTCTCTGGAAGAGGAGTGTTTCACACAAGCACTTCAAGAAAGCCACAGTGCTGCCGCTCACAACCACACGCATTCTGCTGCGCACACACACCCGCACCCCACCACACATCCTTTCTCTCACTCCTCCAGCGCCTTGGCGCTGACTCATGAGTCAGCAATGAAGTGGTTCTACAAAGACCCTCAAGGAGAGATCCAAG GTCCATTTAGTCCAGTGGAGATGTGTGAGTGGTTCCAGGCAGGCTATTTCACTATGACCCTACTGGTGAAAAGGGGCTGTGATGAGGGATTTCAGCCTCTGGGAGACGTTATTAAGATGTGGGGACGTGTGCCTTTCTCTCCAGGACCTTCGCCCCCTCCCCTGCTG GGCAACATGGACCAGGAGTTCCTGAAGAAGCAGTTAGAGCAGGCAGCCACAGCTGCTCTATACCAGCAGCTTCATTCAAGATTCCAACACCATAACCG GGAGTCTGGGATGATGCCTCCGATGAACCGGTCCGTGTCAGTGCCAGAAGCAGGGCCCATGTGGGACATGCATACCTCATCCACACAGCCACCAG GCAGCGATTCTGGTCTGTGGGACTTAACCATGAGTAACTCACCTCAGGGTCCAACTATTGAGCAGCTGCAGAaa CTCCAGCAGGAGAGGCGTGAAGCTGAACTCAGGGcgaagagagaagaagaggagaggaaGCGTCGAGAGGAAAAGAGGAGGCAGCAGGAAGAGCAGaagaggagggaggaggaggagctatACAGGAGAAAACAG TGTCGTCAGCAGCAGGAGCTCATTAtgaagctgctccagcagagccAGCAGCAGTCTGCACAGGGAGGCTCCAGCTGGAGTTCATCCCAGTCCGGACCTCTTTCTCTCGGCAAAGCCCAGGGGAAGAACTTAGGTCTGCTGGAGCTTGAGGCTGAGAGACTgcacaaacagcagcagcagagagccCAACAACAGCAGAGG CTGGCAATGAGTCAGTGGGGTGATAGCTCTGTGGGCATGTGGACGGGATCAGGTTTGGAGGGAAAGGTCGGCAGTTCCAGTGTGGGTGGTATGAGCATGTGGGACGAGGCTGTGAAGAACCAGAGCAATCACCGAAACATGGGCTTGAAGACCAGCCTCAGCAGCCCCTCCCTCAg TGATCAGTACATGCTAAATCGCCGGAAGCGTACTGAGGATGAGGATCGGCTGCTGAAGCTGTTGCAGGGAATGAAGCCTCAGGATGGCTTTACCACATGGTGTGAACAAATGCTACACGCTCTCAACGCCTCCGCCAACAACTCCTCCTCTCCGGATG TGGCCACTATTGTGACATTCCTGAAGGAGGTGGAGTCGCCTTATGAGGTTCATGACTTCATCCGCTCATATCTGGGTGACACCGTTGAAGCCAAAGAGTTCGCCAAGCAGTTCTTGGAGCGCCGTGCCAAGCAGAAAGCTAACCAccagagacagcagcagcag TTGTCTAAGGAGGTTGCTGGGCTGAATATGAACTTCCCATTACAG TCCATGTTCCAGGCAGCACATGTGAATAAAAGTAGCAGCATGTATGACAGTCAGGGGgggaagatgaagaagaagccCAGCATGATGCTTCACTCTGATCCCAGCATTCTCG GCTATTCGTTCCTGGGCTCCGGAGAACGAATGATGCTGGGTGAGCTGGAGACAGTGGAGGATTACTGA
- the gigyf1b gene encoding GRB10-interacting GYF protein 1 isoform X2, translated as MTAETLNFGPEWLRALSRGGSITSSPPSPAMPKSKLAEYRYGREEMLALYIKDNKVPEDMQDKEFAAILQEEPQQPLALVPLTEEEQRNFSMSVNSVVVLRLMGKGGGAPPAGVSRGRGSTRGGRGRGRGEGGFYQRGVEEELGFGRGREVHRSQSWDDRGERRFEKPIRREAGRGGFEDAGTSRKDYTRSDSDNWRTLREEQEEDGGELGGSWRIAGSRRDDGGPRSAGWRDHVIGEGRRRKFDFDFRDGDVSRRRSGSEGGEDDRDGLPEWCTDEEEGEMGTFDSTGAFMCVKKTSRDVIPEDQELEFEALEEEEEAGQERKDSTSEKEDAENCGVLEGDVKASSPAASVPAPTHLFEQETPLPSVTLPLKPSLQPSEVPAPVGGSTQPSKNSSVSVASSPPTAVSEHPTPGGDAEEEDGMKHLQQEAEKMVASLQDTSLEEECFTQALQESHSAAAHNHTHSAAHTHPHPTTHPFSHSSSALALTHESAMKWFYKDPQGEIQGPFSPVEMCEWFQAGYFTMTLLVKRGCDEGFQPLGDVIKMWGRVPFSPGPSPPPLLGNMDQEFLKKQLEQAATAALYQQLHSRFQHHNRESGMMPPMNRSVSVPEAGPMWDMHTSSTQPPGSDSGLWDLTMSNSPQGPTIEQLQKLQQERREAELRAKREEEERKRREEKRRQQEEQKRREEEELYRRKQQCRQQQELIMKLLQQSQQQSAQGGSSWSSSQSGPLSLGKAQGKNLGLLELEAERLHKQQQQRAQQQQRLAMSQWGDSSVGMWTGSGLEGKVGSSSVGGMSMWDEAVKNQSNHRNMGLKTSLSSPSLSDQYMLNRRKRTEDEDRLLKLLQGMKPQDGFTTWCEQMLHALNASANNSSSPDVATIVTFLKEVESPYEVHDFIRSYLGDTVEAKEFAKQFLERRAKQKANHQRQQQQLSKEVAGLNMNFPLQSMFQAAHVNKSSSMYDSQGGKMKKKPSMMLHSDPSILGYSFLGSGERMMLGELETVEDY; from the exons gtcCCAGAGGATATGCAGGATAAGGAGTTTGCTGCTATCCTGCAGGAAGAGCCTCAGCAGCCCCTGGCCTTAGTGCCACTGACTGAAGAGGAGCAG AGGAACTTCTCAATGTCTGTTAACAGTGTGGTTGTGCTGAGGCTAATGGGTAAAGGAGGCGGGGCTCCTCCGGCAGGTGTGTCCCGAGGTCGAGGGAGCACCCGAGGAGGACGAG GGAGAGGAAGAGGTGAAGGAGGATTCTACCAAAGAGGTGTAGAAGAGGAGCTTGGTTTTGGCCGTGGCCGAGAGGTGCACCGTAGTCAAAGCTGGGACGAcag AGGTGAGCGGCGATTTGAAAAGCCCATACGACGCGAGGCAGGACGGGGAGGGTTTGAGGACGCAGGGACCAGCAGGAAGGATTACACTCGTTCTGACAGCGATAACTGGCGAACACTCCGTGAAGAGCAAGAAGAGGACGGGGGAGAGCTGGGCGGAAGCTGGAGGATAGCAGGCTCCCGTCGCGATG ATGGGGGCCCTCGCTCTGCTGGGTGGAGAGACCACGTAATTGGAGAAGGCCGGAGAAGAAAGTTTGACTTTGACTTCCGGGATGGAGATGTCAGCCGGCGGAGGAGTGGAAGCGAGGGAGGAGAAGACGACAGAGACGGGCTGCCAGAGTGGTGTACTGATGAAGAAGAGGGAGAGATGGGCACCTTTGACTCCACAGGGGCTTTTATGTGTGTTAAG AAGACATCAAGAGATGTGATCCCAGAGGACCAAGAGCTGGAGTTTGAGGCTctagaggaggaagaagaggctGGACAAGAGAGAAAGGACAGCACTTCTGAAAAAG AGGATGCTGAAAATTGTGGAGTGTTGGAGGGAGATGTTAAGGCTTCTTCTCCTGCTGCCTCTGTTCCTGCTCCCACTCACCTCTTCGAGCAGGAGACCCCCTTGCCTTCTGTTACACTCCCCTTAAAGCCCAGCCTTCAGCCTAGTGAAG tTCCAGCTCCAGTAGGGGGCAGCACCCAACCCAGTAAGAATTCCTCAGTTTCTGTGGCTTCCTCTCCCCCCACTGCTGTTTCGGAGCATCCAACACCAGGAGGAGATGCAGAGGAGGAGGATGGCATGAAGCACCTTCAGCAG gAAGCAGAGAAGATGGTCGCTTCTCTTCAGGATACTTCTCTGGAAGAGGAGTGTTTCACACAAGCACTTCAAGAAAGCCACAGTGCTGCCGCTCACAACCACACGCATTCTGCTGCGCACACACACCCGCACCCCACCACACATCCTTTCTCTCACTCCTCCAGCGCCTTGGCGCTGACTCATGAGTCAGCAATGAAGTGGTTCTACAAAGACCCTCAAGGAGAGATCCAAG GTCCATTTAGTCCAGTGGAGATGTGTGAGTGGTTCCAGGCAGGCTATTTCACTATGACCCTACTGGTGAAAAGGGGCTGTGATGAGGGATTTCAGCCTCTGGGAGACGTTATTAAGATGTGGGGACGTGTGCCTTTCTCTCCAGGACCTTCGCCCCCTCCCCTGCTG GGCAACATGGACCAGGAGTTCCTGAAGAAGCAGTTAGAGCAGGCAGCCACAGCTGCTCTATACCAGCAGCTTCATTCAAGATTCCAACACCATAACCG GGAGTCTGGGATGATGCCTCCGATGAACCGGTCCGTGTCAGTGCCAGAAGCAGGGCCCATGTGGGACATGCATACCTCATCCACACAGCCACCAG GCAGCGATTCTGGTCTGTGGGACTTAACCATGAGTAACTCACCTCAGGGTCCAACTATTGAGCAGCTGCAGAaa CTCCAGCAGGAGAGGCGTGAAGCTGAACTCAGGGcgaagagagaagaagaggagaggaaGCGTCGAGAGGAAAAGAGGAGGCAGCAGGAAGAGCAGaagaggagggaggaggaggagctatACAGGAGAAAACAG CAGTGTCGTCAGCAGCAGGAGCTCATTAtgaagctgctccagcagagccAGCAGCAGTCTGCACAGGGAGGCTCCAGCTGGAGTTCATCCCAGTCCGGACCTCTTTCTCTCGGCAAAGCCCAGGGGAAGAACTTAGGTCTGCTGGAGCTTGAGGCTGAGAGACTgcacaaacagcagcagcagagagccCAACAACAGCAGAGG CTGGCAATGAGTCAGTGGGGTGATAGCTCTGTGGGCATGTGGACGGGATCAGGTTTGGAGGGAAAGGTCGGCAGTTCCAGTGTGGGTGGTATGAGCATGTGGGACGAGGCTGTGAAGAACCAGAGCAATCACCGAAACATGGGCTTGAAGACCAGCCTCAGCAGCCCCTCCCTCAg TGATCAGTACATGCTAAATCGCCGGAAGCGTACTGAGGATGAGGATCGGCTGCTGAAGCTGTTGCAGGGAATGAAGCCTCAGGATGGCTTTACCACATGGTGTGAACAAATGCTACACGCTCTCAACGCCTCCGCCAACAACTCCTCCTCTCCGGATG TGGCCACTATTGTGACATTCCTGAAGGAGGTGGAGTCGCCTTATGAGGTTCATGACTTCATCCGCTCATATCTGGGTGACACCGTTGAAGCCAAAGAGTTCGCCAAGCAGTTCTTGGAGCGCCGTGCCAAGCAGAAAGCTAACCAccagagacagcagcagcag TTGTCTAAGGAGGTTGCTGGGCTGAATATGAACTTCCCATTACAG TCCATGTTCCAGGCAGCACATGTGAATAAAAGTAGCAGCATGTATGACAGTCAGGGGgggaagatgaagaagaagccCAGCATGATGCTTCACTCTGATCCCAGCATTCTCG GCTATTCGTTCCTGGGCTCCGGAGAACGAATGATGCTGGGTGAGCTGGAGACAGTGGAGGATTACTGA